In Halogeometricum sp. S1BR25-6, a single genomic region encodes these proteins:
- a CDS encoding LysE family translocator: MPELFAGLALTTYLAFCGAAVALILTPGPDTMYVLARGMQGRGVGVRSALGISTGVLVHTAAAAFGLAALLRAAPTAYRVVKYAGALYLVYLGVSALRNDEFDPTVDVDTEGSFRRGVFVNALNPKVALFFLSLLPGFAGTGSGADARMLLLGATYAGLTAVYLSVVAVGSGRIGRALESSRFSSGLNWLGGGVMVALGVGVAVE, translated from the coding sequence ATGCCCGAACTGTTCGCCGGTCTGGCGCTGACGACGTACCTCGCGTTCTGCGGGGCCGCCGTCGCCCTCATCCTCACGCCGGGTCCGGACACGATGTACGTCCTCGCCCGCGGGATGCAGGGCCGCGGCGTCGGCGTCCGGTCGGCGCTCGGAATCTCGACGGGCGTGCTCGTCCACACCGCGGCCGCGGCGTTCGGCCTCGCCGCCCTCCTCCGCGCCGCGCCGACGGCCTACCGGGTCGTGAAGTACGCCGGCGCCCTCTATCTCGTCTACCTCGGCGTCTCGGCGCTCCGAAACGACGAGTTCGACCCGACCGTCGACGTCGACACCGAGGGGAGTTTCCGCCGCGGCGTGTTCGTCAACGCCCTCAACCCGAAGGTGGCGCTGTTCTTTCTCTCCCTGCTCCCCGGCTTCGCGGGGACCGGTTCCGGTGCGGACGCGCGGATGCTGCTGCTCGGCGCGACGTACGCCGGCCTGACCGCCGTCTACCTCTCGGTCGTCGCGGTCGGTTCCGGTCGAATCGGCCGCGCGCTGGAGTCTTCGCGCTTTTCGTCGGGGTTAAACTGGCTCGGCGGCGGCGTGATGGTGGCGCTCGGCGTCGGCGTCGCCGTCGAGTGA
- a CDS encoding D-2-hydroxyacid dehydrogenase, with product MTKVLVLGDPAHGIPPSEYATALRERLPDATVVHPETSAERLEEAADAEVITGTSLPDDLLAAADDLRLFAAQSAGTDHLPVDRLRERGVAVTNASGVHGPNIAEHVLGWLLILARRLDEGIRRQQRREWRHFQAFGELKGSTVTVVGLGAIGQAIVERLDPFGVDTVGARYTPEKGGPTDEVVGFDELESALVRTDYLVLACPLTDATEKLIDSDALDALPNDAAVVNVGRGGVVDTDALVGAIRRNHVRAAALDVTDPEPLPRDHPLWDFENVLLTPHVSGHTPHYFTRLADILAENVERAAETGEWDDLRNQLSP from the coding sequence ATGACTAAAGTACTCGTCCTCGGCGACCCGGCGCACGGCATTCCCCCCTCGGAGTACGCGACCGCGCTCCGGGAGCGACTCCCCGACGCGACGGTCGTCCACCCCGAAACGTCGGCGGAGCGACTCGAAGAAGCCGCCGACGCCGAGGTGATAACCGGCACCTCCCTCCCGGACGACCTACTGGCGGCCGCCGACGACCTGCGCCTGTTCGCCGCCCAGTCCGCCGGTACCGACCACCTGCCCGTCGACCGACTGCGCGAACGCGGCGTCGCGGTGACGAACGCCTCGGGCGTCCACGGTCCGAACATCGCAGAGCACGTCCTCGGATGGCTGCTGATACTCGCGCGGCGACTCGACGAGGGCATCCGCCGGCAGCAGCGCCGCGAATGGCGGCACTTCCAGGCGTTCGGCGAACTGAAGGGGTCGACCGTCACCGTGGTCGGACTCGGAGCCATCGGCCAGGCGATAGTGGAGCGACTGGACCCGTTCGGCGTCGACACCGTCGGCGCGCGCTACACGCCCGAGAAGGGCGGCCCGACCGACGAAGTGGTCGGGTTCGACGAGTTGGAGTCCGCCCTGGTCCGGACGGACTATCTCGTCCTCGCCTGCCCGCTGACCGACGCGACGGAGAAACTGATAGACTCCGACGCGCTGGACGCGCTTCCGAACGACGCGGCGGTGGTGAACGTCGGCCGCGGCGGCGTCGTCGACACCGACGCGCTCGTCGGAGCGATTCGCCGCAACCACGTCCGCGCGGCGGCGCTGGACGTGACCGACCCCGAACCCCTCCCGCGGGACCATCCGCTGTGGGACTTCGAGAACGTCCTCCTCACGCCGCACGTGTCGGGCCATACGCCCCACTACTTCACGCGACTCGCCGACATCCTCGCTGAGAACGTCGAACGCGCCGCGGAGACGGGCGAGTGGGACGACCTGCGAAACCAGCTATCGCCCTAA
- a CDS encoding signal recognition particle protein Srp54, protein MVLDNLGSSLRGSLDKLQGKSRLDEDDVDEIVREIQRSLLSADVDVSLVMDLSSSIEDRALHEEPPGGTSARDHVLKIVYEELVDLIGESTDIPLEPQTILLAGLQGSGKTTTAAKMAWWFSTKGLRPAVIQTDTFRPGAYDQAKQMCERAEVEFYGDPDEEDPVKIAREGMEATEDADIHIVDTAGRHALEDALIDEIEEIERQVNPDRSMLVLDAAIGQGAKDQARQFDDSIGIDGVVITKLDGTAKGGGALTAVNETDSSIGFLGTGETVQDIERFEPNGFISRLLGMGDLKQLSERVERAMAETQEGEDDWDPEDIMKGSFTLKDMQKQMEAMNKMGPLDQVLDMIPGLGGGFKDQLPDDAMDVTQDRMRSFDVIMDSMTEEELENPRIVGASRVRRIARGSGKGEELVQELLEQHKMMERTIKQFQGMGDGDMQRMMKKLQNQGGGGGGGGLGGMGPFGD, encoded by the coding sequence ATGGTACTCGACAATCTTGGGAGTTCCCTCCGCGGCAGTCTCGACAAACTGCAGGGGAAATCCCGGCTCGACGAGGACGACGTCGACGAAATCGTCCGGGAGATTCAGCGGTCGCTCCTCTCCGCGGACGTCGACGTGAGCCTCGTGATGGACCTCTCCTCGTCCATCGAAGACCGCGCGCTGCACGAGGAACCGCCGGGCGGCACGTCCGCGCGCGACCACGTCCTCAAAATCGTCTACGAGGAACTCGTCGACCTCATCGGCGAGTCGACAGACATCCCGCTGGAACCGCAGACCATCCTCCTCGCCGGCCTGCAGGGGTCGGGGAAGACGACCACCGCCGCCAAGATGGCGTGGTGGTTCTCCACGAAGGGACTGCGCCCCGCCGTCATCCAGACGGACACGTTCCGACCGGGCGCGTACGACCAGGCCAAGCAGATGTGCGAGCGGGCCGAGGTGGAGTTCTACGGTGACCCCGACGAGGAGGACCCCGTAAAAATCGCCCGCGAGGGGATGGAGGCCACCGAGGACGCCGACATCCACATCGTCGACACCGCGGGTCGACACGCCCTCGAAGACGCCCTCATCGACGAGATAGAGGAGATAGAGCGGCAGGTGAACCCTGACCGCTCCATGCTCGTCCTCGACGCGGCCATCGGGCAGGGGGCGAAAGACCAGGCCCGACAGTTCGACGACTCCATCGGCATCGACGGCGTCGTCATCACCAAATTGGACGGGACGGCGAAGGGCGGAGGGGCGCTGACCGCCGTCAACGAGACGGACTCCTCCATCGGCTTCCTCGGCACCGGCGAGACGGTGCAGGACATCGAGCGCTTCGAGCCGAACGGCTTCATCTCCCGGCTCCTCGGCATGGGCGACCTGAAGCAGTTGTCCGAACGGGTCGAGCGCGCGATGGCCGAGACTCAGGAGGGCGAGGACGACTGGGACCCCGAGGATATCATGAAGGGGTCGTTCACCCTCAAGGACATGCAAAAGCAGATGGAGGCGATGAACAAGATGGGGCCGCTCGACCAGGTGCTCGACATGATTCCGGGTCTCGGCGGCGGCTTCAAAGACCAACTCCCGGACGACGCGATGGACGTGACGCAGGACCGGATGCGCTCGTTCGACGTCATCATGGACTCGATGACCGAAGAGGAGTTGGAGAACCCCCGCATCGTCGGCGCCTCGCGCGTCCGCCGCATCGCCCGCGGGTCCGGCAAGGGCGAGGAGTTGGTGCAGGAACTGCTCGAACAGCACAAGATGATGGAACGGACGATAAAGCAGTTCCAGGGCATGGGCGACGGCGACATGCAGCGGATGATGAAGAAGCTCCAGAACCAGGGCGGCGGTGGCGGTGGCGGCGGACTCGGCGGCATGGGTCCGTTCGGCGACTGA